A stretch of the Snodgrassella alvi genome encodes the following:
- a CDS encoding histidine kinase — MKSLWQKFDRWFLRGQKLSKVLVVLIAVWLFLATSLVGLSLNTSWRLEELGMAINEAGSLRKRVFYMVLVTKTPGAEQQFEQEQRQFEEILTHLHDLHETGFVNGRRHQQLLDQVVKIEEQLQDFLGDRNAYLNGRLSDAAFLAEAREFTAVIDRLVLLIEQDNTHNIQLLRWLQVLVLLMAIFSAIVSLLLLHHLVIAPLLRLNQGIGQIGKGRFDTRLQVGTANEFGKVAQGFNLMAAKLNEVYDTLENRVAEQTQALVKRNQDLAVLYAMTSLFQEQHELSVLVQVFMHKMKVFSGADACVVQLKNRHSQRLELAGSDGLTEEQVDRFRNYRCDGGRCAQMLQSVPVVETESLAIFDERNRFCQIRQVLPFCLTFAVKSVDDEIGMLHLFAKVPFALSEENQRLISTVCSQFGIAIESMRLNELDKQMAILEERNLMAQGLHDSIAQSLSFLNIQVQVLEKALGEHKEQQAAQTLEFINEGIQQCYDDVRELLSNFRVRLVTEGLISSLQGVMKRFEQQTDIVVDWSVKGDVYEVEPEVQLQVVFIVQEALSNVRKHAHADAVKVCLAYMADRLNLKIEDDGVGFAEDTLLQKEQQGHVGIHIMKERSAKINGKLKISARVGGGACVELMVPRQYIHTQE; from the coding sequence ATGAAAAGTTTGTGGCAAAAATTTGACCGTTGGTTTTTACGTGGGCAGAAGCTTTCTAAAGTATTGGTGGTGCTTATTGCTGTGTGGCTGTTTTTGGCTACCAGTTTAGTAGGGTTGTCGCTGAATACGTCTTGGCGGCTTGAAGAGCTGGGTATGGCAATAAATGAAGCTGGGAGTTTGCGTAAACGGGTGTTTTATATGGTGTTGGTAACGAAAACACCAGGAGCGGAGCAGCAGTTTGAGCAGGAGCAACGTCAGTTTGAAGAAATTCTGACGCATTTGCATGATTTGCATGAAACCGGTTTTGTTAATGGACGGCGGCATCAGCAGCTTCTTGATCAAGTAGTAAAGATTGAGGAGCAGTTACAGGATTTTCTTGGTGACCGTAATGCTTATTTAAATGGACGTCTGAGCGATGCGGCATTTTTGGCTGAAGCCCGTGAATTTACTGCGGTGATTGATCGTCTGGTACTGCTGATTGAGCAGGATAACACTCATAATATTCAGTTGTTGCGCTGGTTACAGGTGCTTGTGCTGTTGATGGCTATTTTTTCTGCAATTGTTTCTCTTCTGTTACTGCACCATCTGGTTATTGCGCCGTTACTCCGTTTGAATCAGGGTATTGGTCAGATTGGTAAAGGCCGTTTTGATACGCGCTTGCAAGTGGGCACAGCTAATGAATTTGGTAAGGTAGCGCAAGGCTTTAACTTGATGGCTGCCAAGCTAAATGAGGTTTATGACACGCTGGAAAATCGGGTAGCGGAACAAACACAGGCGCTAGTAAAGCGTAATCAGGATTTGGCTGTTTTGTATGCTATGACATCATTGTTTCAAGAACAGCATGAGTTATCAGTGCTTGTGCAGGTGTTTATGCATAAAATGAAGGTGTTTAGTGGTGCGGATGCCTGTGTGGTGCAGTTGAAAAATCGGCATTCTCAGAGGCTTGAGCTGGCTGGATCTGATGGGCTGACTGAAGAGCAGGTGGATAGATTCAGAAATTATCGCTGTGATGGTGGGCGTTGTGCTCAGATGTTGCAATCTGTGCCGGTAGTTGAAACTGAATCATTGGCTATTTTTGATGAGCGTAATCGTTTCTGCCAGATAAGACAGGTTTTGCCGTTTTGTTTAACCTTTGCGGTGAAGTCTGTGGATGATGAAATTGGTATGCTGCATCTGTTTGCTAAAGTGCCCTTTGCGTTGAGTGAAGAAAATCAGCGCTTGATTTCTACTGTGTGTAGTCAGTTTGGGATTGCTATTGAAAGTATGCGTCTAAATGAGTTGGACAAACAGATGGCTATTCTGGAAGAACGTAATCTGATGGCACAGGGTTTGCATGACAGTATTGCTCAGTCGCTTTCTTTCTTGAATATTCAGGTACAGGTGCTGGAAAAAGCGTTAGGTGAGCATAAAGAACAACAGGCTGCACAGACTCTTGAATTTATTAATGAGGGCATTCAGCAATGTTATGATGATGTACGCGAATTGTTATCGAATTTTCGTGTTAGGCTGGTAACGGAAGGGCTGATTAGTTCATTGCAAGGAGTAATGAAGCGATTTGAACAACAAACTGATATCGTTGTTGATTGGTCTGTTAAAGGTGATGTTTATGAAGTTGAGCCTGAGGTGCAGTTACAGGTAGTGTTTATTGTGCAGGAGGCTTTGTCAAATGTGCGTAAACATGCTCATGCAGATGCAGTTAAAGTATGTTTGGCTTATATGGCAGACCGGCTGAATCTGAAAATTGAGGATGATGGTGTTGGTTTTGCTGAAGATACACTCCTGCAGAAGGAGCAGCAAGGACATGTGGGTATACATATAATGAAAGAGCGTTCCGCTAAAATTAATGGAAAGTTGAAAATTTCTGCACGGGTGGGGGGTGGAGCATGTGTGGAGCTGATGGTACCACGTCAGTATATCCATACTCAGGAGTAA
- a CDS encoding response regulator transcription factor, whose product MANEKKYRILIVDDHTLFRRGLRALIDSCERFEVVGEATDGLEGVKMQQQLQPDAVLLDLDMPVMRGLEALPQMMSHNPQQVVLMLTVSEDGGDLVECMRLGARGYLLKNIDTEFLLDSIEKAINGDSVLSPEMTSKLVTQLRRKEPVNHELKEPLTPREREILRWLARGNSNKLIARNLEVTESTVKVHMQNILRKLNLGSRVQAAVYAVEHGLDK is encoded by the coding sequence ATGGCTAATGAAAAAAAGTACCGGATTCTGATTGTGGATGACCATACGCTCTTTCGGCGTGGCTTGCGTGCTTTAATTGATAGCTGTGAGCGTTTTGAGGTAGTGGGTGAAGCTACTGATGGGCTGGAAGGGGTAAAAATGCAACAGCAGTTACAACCTGATGCTGTGTTGCTGGACTTAGATATGCCTGTGATGCGTGGGTTAGAGGCACTGCCGCAAATGATGAGCCATAATCCTCAACAAGTGGTGCTGATGCTCACTGTATCTGAAGACGGTGGTGATTTAGTGGAATGTATGCGCCTAGGTGCACGGGGTTATCTGCTTAAAAATATTGATACAGAATTTCTGCTCGATAGTATCGAAAAAGCGATCAATGGTGACAGTGTGCTTTCACCCGAAATGACCAGTAAGCTGGTGACGCAGCTTAGGCGGAAGGAACCTGTAAATCATGAGTTGAAGGAACCGCTAACGCCACGGGAACGGGAGATTTTACGCTGGCTGGCACGTGGTAACAGTAATAAGCTTATTGCGCGCAATCTGGAAGTAACTGAAAGTACAGTAAAAGTTCATATGCAGAACATTTTGCGCAAGCTTAATCTTGGGAGCCGAGTTCAAGCAGCAGTTTATGCTGTTGAACACGGTTTGGATAAATAG
- a CDS encoding DNA translocase FtsK yields the protein MWWIVLLLLIMAIGALLWWRNIEERKWQLEMTYLTRYEEHLKHSKVSSSAPARVSLLKSIVRKLAVRRSQQQQKVQSSAESQHSLQKVPAAPAEIASATSEQNVQAEPDAMDSVASKPQLPIKHPLARQITVTEASPKPLKTETPHPATLDKEYLQSKAKTAAEMPEANNTQLPIADSFSTQKMQSSVENKTESEPKVVDVSNTDKELIADTEEESTTEKILVSSEEVAEPAVVFNQKKKLEVITLAEATRKVATHPLTDAVAESAPALEVIQINWQHKPVNSQKQQNRHAREITPDDPALNRVRLHTKAEQAALLKARALKNFDLNDLQQATQRKLGNSVGVPSHLAHAANSLSAHAHHEPKQRSEHNGVHVINEEDIRLNLLRQRLARQRHQETFTHANSGYSVPVIAEDEIYANLAKTDSPLNKQKFQRPVVRESVIPAAARIGKRHAVRMTTPVADMSAVSPYTGVAGSEHTPLSTRFTPFQPMPTAMAAAPVVTVPSADDSFSVDDDYTPSVFDEDEHRDSIMHDADPSVGNQFQYAPDIPPPVSGISSDTGYTNTTSFSDLNPTHNAVISYTDEESSKEAGVVENPVLATEDPYFNDSEEKKEVPSFYSEQAAAEEKNTDVEVSDYWLPDAVGVNESETTPDSVPEQVQKSLSETEPEVRSVSVVTRLNQQPLPTEQINSSATQAQTAIGMALRKALNRNASHQSIPAPSLKPLLPGMDLLLPPYYDPAARQSEETLLENGITIEEKLAEFKVKVRVIDAFAGPVITRYEIEPAQGVRGSQVVNLEKDLARSLGFASIRVVETIPGKTCMGLELPNPKRQIIRLSEIFSAPVFQQSRSKLTLALGQGITGQPVVTDLAKAPHLLVAGTTGSGKSVGVNAMILSMLFKATPEDVRLIMIDPKMLELSIYEGIPHLLAPVVTDMKLAANALTWCVNEMEKRYRLMSHAGVRNLAGFNHKIAELAAQNKKLFNPFSLNRDDPEPLEKLPYIVVVVDEFADLMMTAGKKIEELIARLAQKARAAGIHLILATQRPSVDVITGLIKANIPTRIAFQVSSKVDSRTILDQMGAENLLGQGDMLFLPPGTAYPERVHGAFVADEEVHRVVHYLKQFGEPKYIDDILTAGVSDDDMFSNASPRNSEEELDPLYDEAVALVVKTRKASISSVQRQLRIGYNRAARLVEQMESEGIVSAAEGNGNRTVLAPQNNHLDD from the coding sequence ATGTGGTGGATTGTATTATTACTGTTAATTATGGCTATAGGCGCATTACTCTGGTGGCGCAATATTGAAGAGCGTAAATGGCAGCTGGAAATGACCTATTTAACCCGCTATGAAGAGCATTTAAAGCACAGTAAAGTGTCGTCTTCAGCTCCGGCTCGTGTATCATTGCTGAAAAGTATAGTGAGAAAATTAGCAGTGCGGCGTAGTCAGCAGCAACAGAAAGTACAATCGTCAGCAGAATCACAACATTCTTTACAGAAAGTACCAGCAGCACCGGCGGAAATTGCGTCAGCAACATCAGAGCAGAATGTACAAGCTGAGCCTGATGCAATGGATTCTGTAGCGAGCAAGCCTCAGCTGCCCATAAAACATCCTCTAGCCCGACAGATTACTGTAACTGAGGCAAGCCCGAAACCTTTAAAAACCGAAACGCCTCATCCTGCTACGCTAGATAAAGAATATCTACAGTCGAAGGCAAAAACTGCTGCAGAGATGCCGGAAGCAAACAACACACAGTTGCCGATAGCAGATTCTTTCTCAACACAGAAAATGCAATCTTCCGTTGAAAATAAAACTGAGTCTGAACCAAAAGTGGTTGATGTCTCCAACACTGATAAGGAATTGATAGCAGATACGGAAGAAGAGTCTACTACAGAAAAAATTTTGGTAAGCAGTGAAGAAGTGGCTGAGCCAGCGGTGGTATTTAATCAGAAGAAAAAACTGGAAGTTATCACATTAGCAGAAGCCACGCGTAAGGTAGCTACGCATCCTCTAACGGATGCGGTAGCTGAATCTGCTCCGGCGCTAGAAGTGATACAGATTAACTGGCAGCATAAGCCAGTAAATAGCCAAAAACAGCAGAATAGGCATGCCAGAGAAATTACTCCTGATGATCCGGCGTTAAACAGAGTTCGCTTGCATACTAAGGCTGAACAAGCCGCTTTGCTCAAGGCTCGGGCGCTGAAAAATTTCGATTTAAATGATTTACAGCAGGCTACTCAGCGCAAATTGGGAAACTCAGTTGGCGTTCCTTCGCATCTGGCACATGCAGCAAACTCTCTTTCTGCTCACGCTCATCACGAACCTAAACAACGTAGTGAACACAATGGGGTTCATGTCATAAATGAAGAAGATATCCGTTTAAATTTGTTGCGCCAGAGATTGGCTCGTCAGCGCCATCAGGAAACGTTCACTCATGCTAATTCTGGCTATAGTGTACCGGTTATTGCGGAAGATGAAATTTACGCTAATCTGGCTAAAACCGATTCACCCTTAAATAAGCAGAAATTTCAGCGGCCTGTAGTACGCGAAAGTGTGATTCCGGCGGCTGCTCGAATTGGTAAGCGTCATGCTGTGCGGATGACTACTCCTGTAGCAGATATGTCGGCCGTAAGCCCCTATACAGGAGTGGCAGGCAGTGAACATACACCACTATCTACACGTTTTACACCTTTTCAGCCGATGCCGACAGCCATGGCTGCTGCGCCAGTAGTTACGGTACCATCAGCGGATGATTCTTTTTCTGTAGATGATGATTACACCCCATCAGTGTTTGATGAGGACGAACATCGTGACAGCATTATGCATGATGCTGATCCCTCTGTAGGTAATCAATTTCAGTATGCGCCGGATATACCACCACCGGTGTCAGGTATAAGTAGTGATACCGGCTATACAAATACGACGTCTTTTAGTGATTTGAATCCGACCCATAATGCAGTTATTTCTTACACCGATGAGGAAAGCAGCAAAGAAGCGGGTGTAGTTGAAAACCCTGTGCTGGCCACTGAAGACCCGTATTTCAACGATTCTGAAGAGAAGAAAGAAGTACCGTCTTTTTATTCTGAGCAGGCCGCAGCGGAAGAAAAAAATACTGATGTCGAAGTTTCTGATTATTGGTTGCCAGATGCTGTTGGCGTTAATGAGTCTGAAACAACTCCAGATTCAGTGCCGGAACAGGTGCAAAAAAGTCTATCTGAAACAGAGCCAGAAGTTAGAAGCGTGAGTGTGGTTACCCGTTTGAATCAACAACCGCTGCCAACAGAGCAAATAAATTCTTCGGCAACTCAGGCTCAGACGGCAATCGGGATGGCATTACGAAAAGCGCTTAATCGGAATGCTTCTCATCAATCAATACCCGCACCGTCTTTAAAACCTTTGCTTCCGGGTATGGATTTATTATTGCCGCCGTATTATGACCCTGCTGCGCGACAGAGTGAAGAAACCTTACTTGAAAACGGGATTACCATTGAAGAAAAACTTGCTGAATTCAAAGTTAAGGTACGTGTAATAGATGCTTTTGCTGGTCCGGTTATCACCCGCTATGAAATTGAACCGGCTCAGGGTGTGCGTGGCAGTCAGGTTGTAAACTTAGAAAAGGATTTGGCGCGCAGTCTGGGCTTTGCATCTATACGCGTGGTTGAGACTATTCCGGGTAAAACCTGTATGGGGTTGGAACTCCCTAATCCGAAACGGCAGATTATTCGGTTGAGTGAAATATTCTCGGCTCCGGTATTTCAGCAATCACGTTCTAAACTGACGCTGGCGTTGGGTCAGGGTATTACTGGACAGCCGGTGGTGACCGATTTGGCCAAAGCACCACATTTATTGGTAGCGGGTACCACTGGATCGGGTAAATCAGTGGGTGTTAATGCAATGATTCTGTCGATGCTGTTTAAAGCTACTCCGGAAGATGTGCGTCTCATTATGATAGACCCTAAAATGCTGGAATTAAGCATTTATGAGGGTATACCGCATTTATTGGCACCGGTAGTGACGGATATGAAGTTGGCGGCGAATGCGTTAACGTGGTGTGTAAATGAAATGGAAAAACGTTACCGGTTGATGAGCCATGCTGGTGTGCGTAATTTGGCCGGTTTCAATCATAAAATTGCTGAGCTAGCAGCGCAAAATAAAAAGCTGTTTAATCCGTTTTCGCTGAATCGGGACGACCCAGAACCACTAGAAAAGCTGCCTTATATTGTGGTTGTGGTAGATGAATTTGCTGATCTGATGATGACGGCAGGCAAAAAAATCGAGGAACTGATTGCCCGTTTGGCGCAGAAAGCTCGGGCGGCCGGTATCCATTTGATACTAGCGACACAGAGGCCGAGTGTAGATGTGATTACTGGCCTGATTAAAGCCAATATTCCTACACGAATTGCCTTTCAGGTATCTAGCAAGGTGGATAGCCGAACCATTCTTGACCAGATGGGTGCGGAAAATCTGCTTGGACAGGGTGATATGCTGTTTTTACCTCCCGGCACAGCTTATCCAGAACGGGTGCATGGGGCGTTTGTGGCTGATGAAGAAGTGCATCGTGTGGTGCATTATTTGAAACAGTTTGGTGAGCCGAAATATATCGATGATATTTTAACGGCCGGTGTCAGTGATGATGATATGTTTAGCAATGCGTCACCACGCAATAGTGAAGAAGAGTTGGATCCTCTTTATGATGAAGCAGTGGCACTGGTGGTAAAAACTCGAAAAGCGAGTATTTCATCGGTACAACGTCAGCTGCGTATTGGATACAACCGTGCAGCTCGTTTGGTGGAACAGATGGAGTCAGAGGGAATTGTTTCAGCTGCAGAAGGAAATGGTAATCGTACTGTACTTGCTCCGCAAAATAACCATTTAGATGATTAG
- a CDS encoding NarK family nitrate/nitrite MFS transporter, with the protein MGKILKEWRPEDSQFWQSKGRTVARRNLWISVPALLLAFAIWQVWSVTVVKLPLVGFKFSSNELFWLAALPALSGATLRIFYSFVIPIFGGRKWTTISTASLLIPALGLGFAVQNPNTSYSTMFVLALLCGFGGANFSSSMSNISLFFPKAEKGQAMGINAGLGNLGVSAVQIAVPLAITTCLFGALGGDAQTITTPQGTTQVWLQNAGFIWVPFIVLSTLAAWFGMDDIGSLHSSLKEQSIIFKRLHNWILCWLYVGTFGSFIGFSAAFPLLISRSFPHIDAIKLAFLGPFVGAILRVVGGWLSDRMSAAKLTEISYAMMIVGVIGVLVCQPMGSNSGNFVGFFCSFMLLFAFSGIGNGSTYAQAPRIFSLFHRHLHQGDVKSAELHATKESATVLGFMGAIGAYGGFLIPKSFGSSIEATGSVSMALWGFIVFYVSCLLINYWFYVRKQSVTRC; encoded by the coding sequence ATGGGTAAAATTTTAAAAGAGTGGCGTCCAGAGGACAGTCAGTTTTGGCAAAGCAAAGGCCGTACTGTGGCTCGCAGAAATCTATGGATATCTGTTCCTGCTTTGTTGCTGGCGTTTGCTATCTGGCAGGTTTGGAGTGTGACAGTGGTGAAACTGCCACTTGTGGGGTTTAAGTTCAGCAGTAACGAGCTGTTTTGGCTAGCTGCGCTGCCTGCTCTTTCGGGTGCCACGTTACGAATTTTCTATTCTTTTGTGATTCCGATTTTCGGCGGACGCAAGTGGACAACGATTTCTACTGCCAGCTTACTGATTCCAGCATTAGGTTTGGGTTTTGCTGTACAGAATCCTAATACTTCATACAGTACGATGTTTGTGCTGGCACTGTTGTGTGGTTTCGGCGGGGCAAATTTTAGCTCTTCGATGTCCAATATCAGTCTGTTTTTTCCGAAAGCGGAAAAAGGTCAGGCCATGGGTATTAATGCTGGTTTAGGTAATCTAGGGGTATCTGCTGTGCAGATAGCGGTGCCACTGGCGATTACGACCTGCCTGTTTGGGGCACTGGGTGGTGATGCACAAACTATTACGACGCCACAGGGTACAACGCAGGTGTGGTTACAAAATGCCGGCTTTATCTGGGTGCCATTTATCGTGCTCAGTACATTGGCAGCTTGGTTTGGTATGGATGATATTGGTAGCCTGCATTCTTCTTTAAAAGAACAGTCAATTATTTTCAAACGTTTGCACAATTGGATTTTGTGCTGGCTGTACGTGGGTACGTTTGGTTCGTTTATTGGTTTTTCAGCTGCTTTTCCGTTGTTGATTAGCCGTTCTTTTCCGCATATTGATGCCATTAAGCTAGCATTTCTGGGTCCGTTTGTTGGCGCGATACTGCGCGTGGTTGGTGGCTGGCTGTCTGACCGGATGTCGGCAGCAAAATTAACTGAAATCAGCTATGCCATGATGATTGTCGGGGTAATCGGGGTGCTGGTGTGCCAGCCGATGGGTAGCAATTCTGGCAATTTTGTTGGTTTCTTTTGTAGTTTTATGCTGTTGTTTGCGTTCAGTGGTATTGGTAATGGTTCGACTTATGCGCAGGCACCACGGATTTTTTCGTTGTTTCACCGTCACTTGCATCAGGGTGATGTTAAGAGTGCGGAATTACATGCTACTAAAGAATCAGCCACGGTGCTGGGCTTTATGGGTGCCATCGGCGCGTATGGTGGTTTTCTAATTCCAAAAAGTTTCGGTTCTTCGATTGAGGCTACTGGCAGTGTTTCGATGGCATTGTGGGGCTTTATTGTTTTCTATGTGAGCTGTCTGCTGATTAATTACTGGTTTTATGTGCGTAAGCAATCAGTAACGCGCTGCTAG
- a CDS encoding DUF805 domain-containing protein, which translates to MIESYKRFWHNIFNFSGTSNRADYWWPIVINYVLGMLLMYVLEKMLGHPINDIYTWGDWTVNFVVLVIGFVVWIATLSLQFRRLHDTDRSGWWILITLIPIIGQIWFIILMLLPGKPNRFEQRMF; encoded by the coding sequence ATGATTGAGTCTTATAAACGTTTCTGGCACAACATTTTTAATTTTTCTGGAACTTCTAACCGTGCTGATTATTGGTGGCCGATTGTTATCAACTATGTACTGGGTATGTTGCTGATGTATGTACTTGAAAAAATGCTAGGCCATCCGATTAATGATATTTATACATGGGGTGACTGGACAGTTAATTTTGTAGTTTTGGTAATTGGATTTGTAGTATGGATTGCTACTTTATCATTACAGTTTAGGCGCTTGCATGATACTGATCGCTCGGGTTGGTGGATTTTGATTACTCTGATACCGATTATTGGTCAAATCTGGTTTATTATTCTTATGTTATTGCCAGGTAAACCGAATCGATTTGAACAGAGAATGTTTTAA
- a CDS encoding nitrate/nitrite transporter: MNSEVRKSVTVLTSSTIAFVICFMIWMVFAVLGLPIKQQLHLNETEFGLLTAMPVLSGSLIRVPLGIWADRFGGRIVFFLLMLVCVPAVWLLEYAHTYSQFLWIALWLGLVGGSFSVGTPYVAKWFRKERQGLAMGIFGAGNAGAALNKFLAPVLITAYGWQAVPRVYAVILLVITLLFWFFSYPEPKLANAKQPSLKAQLLLMKNPQVLKYSQLYSVVFGGYVGISLWMVSYYVGEYHFSLTQAALLAACFSLPGGVLRAFGGWLSDKYGAYKVTWAVMWICWIAFFLLSYPQTQMSIRTVSGHLDMHIGLNATVFTILLFVVGVALAIGKASVFKFISDEFPEDMGTVSGVVGLAGGLGGFLLPIMFGVLVDWTGVRSSSFMLMFGTVCISLIWMHFSLKNQKHQ, from the coding sequence ATGAATTCTGAAGTCAGAAAGTCGGTAACTGTGCTGACGTCCAGTACGATTGCTTTTGTTATTTGCTTCATGATTTGGATGGTATTTGCTGTACTTGGTTTGCCGATTAAACAACAGCTGCATTTAAATGAAACAGAGTTTGGTTTGCTAACTGCAATGCCGGTGTTGTCTGGTTCGCTTATTCGGGTGCCGTTGGGTATTTGGGCAGATCGTTTTGGTGGCCGGATTGTATTTTTTCTTTTAATGCTGGTGTGTGTACCTGCTGTCTGGCTGCTGGAATATGCGCATACATATAGCCAGTTTTTGTGGATTGCATTGTGGCTGGGTCTTGTAGGCGGTTCTTTTTCTGTTGGTACACCTTATGTGGCAAAGTGGTTTCGTAAGGAGCGGCAGGGTCTTGCCATGGGGATTTTTGGTGCTGGCAATGCGGGCGCAGCGCTGAATAAGTTTCTGGCACCAGTTTTGATTACTGCTTATGGCTGGCAGGCAGTACCGCGGGTATATGCAGTTATTTTATTGGTGATTACTTTGCTTTTCTGGTTTTTCAGTTATCCAGAACCGAAATTAGCCAATGCCAAACAGCCTAGTCTGAAAGCACAGCTATTGCTGATGAAAAATCCTCAAGTATTGAAATATAGTCAACTCTATTCAGTGGTATTTGGCGGTTATGTGGGTATTTCTTTGTGGATGGTGAGTTATTACGTTGGTGAATATCACTTTTCACTCACACAAGCTGCTTTACTGGCTGCGTGCTTTTCTTTGCCAGGAGGAGTGTTGCGTGCTTTCGGAGGCTGGCTGTCGGATAAATACGGTGCCTATAAAGTGACTTGGGCTGTGATGTGGATTTGCTGGATTGCATTTTTTCTGTTGTCTTATCCGCAGACGCAGATGTCTATCCGTACGGTAAGCGGTCATCTTGATATGCATATTGGTTTGAATGCTACGGTATTTACGATTTTGCTATTTGTTGTGGGTGTGGCTTTGGCGATAGGTAAAGCATCTGTATTTAAGTTTATCTCTGATGAGTTTCCGGAAGATATGGGCACTGTCTCTGGCGTGGTCGGTTTGGCTGGTGGGCTAGGTGGTTTTCTGCTACCGATTATGTTCGGTGTGTTGGTGGACTGGACTGGTGTTCGTTCCAGCTCATTTATGCTGATGTTTGGTACGGTGTGTATTAGCTTAATCTGGATGCATTTTTCTCTGAAAAATCAGAAGCATCAATAA
- a CDS encoding T6SS amidase immunity protein Tai4 family protein has protein sequence MEIKVKLIFSLIVISISSAFAKARPPLKNDLENFTLSYCLAESESGDIMQREAKAAVGAYVELGRYPAEAYEEAAVVARNYSKRPYKSYQEGVKLILMKCIDASQSKEIKSIKKRFSQRK, from the coding sequence GTGGAAATTAAAGTAAAACTAATTTTTAGTCTAATAGTAATTTCGATTTCTTCTGCATTCGCAAAGGCGCGCCCTCCGTTAAAAAATGATTTGGAAAATTTTACCTTGAGTTATTGTCTTGCTGAGAGTGAAAGCGGAGACATAATGCAGCGGGAGGCAAAAGCGGCTGTAGGCGCCTATGTTGAACTTGGTCGCTATCCTGCTGAAGCTTATGAAGAAGCAGCAGTTGTTGCACGCAATTACTCAAAGCGTCCTTATAAAAGTTATCAAGAAGGCGTAAAGCTAATATTAATGAAGTGCATAGATGCTTCACAAAGCAAAGAAATAAAATCAATTAAAAAACGTTTTTCTCAGAGAAAATAA
- a CDS encoding type VI secretion system amidase effector protein Tae4, with the protein MAKPDFKTMWTNFQYVNVPVKEVGKKIGGKVQQNIDSEIFQNACAIRMSYALNYSGFPINRDSRWSTSSGADKKWYIFKVTDLIRFLECNFGKPDIITKSTTNMSQFNGVKGLLVFNVSIWSDASGHATLWDGSKCSDHCYFDDANEVKMWKLK; encoded by the coding sequence ATGGCAAAACCTGACTTCAAAACTATGTGGACAAATTTTCAGTACGTTAATGTACCCGTTAAAGAAGTAGGGAAAAAAATTGGAGGTAAAGTTCAACAAAATATTGATTCAGAAATTTTCCAGAATGCTTGTGCAATACGAATGAGCTATGCATTAAATTATTCAGGTTTTCCTATCAATCGAGATTCAAGATGGAGCACATCTTCCGGTGCCGACAAAAAATGGTATATATTTAAAGTTACTGATCTGATTCGATTTTTAGAATGTAATTTTGGTAAACCAGACATTATTACCAAATCTACTACGAATATGAGTCAATTTAATGGAGTAAAAGGTCTATTAGTATTTAATGTTTCTATTTGGTCGGATGCGTCGGGTCATGCCACATTATGGGATGGAAGCAAATGTTCTGACCACTGCTATTTTGACGATGCAAATGAGGTGAAAATGTGGAAATTAAAGTAA